In Sparus aurata chromosome 3, fSpaAur1.1, whole genome shotgun sequence, the following are encoded in one genomic region:
- the psmg2 gene encoding proteasome assembly chaperone 2, whose translation MFISSQTSAPCFKDFTLVMPAVAVGNVGQLAVDLIVSTLNMSRVGHVHSDCLIPMAGNNPYASSKEDAEELHTPAEVYTAAELKLAVLQIRAPIIPTKSKKFRQLLVSWIKASGFSRTMVLSSSHAYQRDDQQLQGTPLRYLLTPPLLKGSADALKELGWREMELVAAFPGLTDANAEPRLYIPGGGITKGLYTDSCAEDLPLAVLLLFCSEGDNIPDAFALVNHLNDWLHLLDNPSQKPNKWKIPPSWSLLFGNGIPPALF comes from the exons ATGTTTATCTCCTCACAAACCTCAGCGCCATGCTTCAAAGATTTCACCCTCGTCATG CCAGCAGTTGCTGTTGGTAATGTGGGACAGCTGGCTGTGGACCTCATCGTGTCCACGCTCAACATGAGCAGAGTGGGCCACGTGCACTCCGACTGTCTCATCCCCATGGCTGGCAACAACCCGTACGCCTCCTCCAAAGAGGACGCTGAGGAGCTGCACACTCCTGCAGAAG TGTACACCGCAGCAGAACTGAAGCTGGCAGTTCTTCAAATCAGAGCGCCAATAATTCCG ACAAAATCCAAAAAGTTCCGCCAGCTGCTCGTGTCTTGGATCAAAGCCAGCGGGTTCTCCAGGACCATGGTTCTGTCCAGCAGCCACGCCTACCAGAGGGACGACCAACAGCTGCAAGG CACTCCTTTGAGGTACCTGCTCACGCCGCCCCTGCTGAAGGGGAGCGCAGACGCTTTGAAAGAGCTCGGCTGGAGGGAGATGGAGCTAGTGGCGGCCTTCCCGGGACTGACGGACGCCAACGCAGAGCCTCGCCTCTACATCCCTGGAGGAGGCATAACCAAAGGACTCtacacagacag TTGTGCGGAGGACCTCCCGCTGGCcgtgctgctgctcttctgctCAGAGGGCGACAACATCCCGGACGCCTTCGCCCTCGTCAACCACCTCAACGACTGGCTCCACCTGCTGGACAACCCT AGCCAGAAGCCCAACAAATGGAAGATCCCACCCTCCTGGAGTCTTCTGTTTGGGAATGGCATCCCTCCAGCACTGTTCTGA
- the ptpn2b gene encoding tyrosine-protein phosphatase non-receptor type 2 isoform X2 has product MDQEFEDIDSEGRWQKLYMEIRNQSHECSYKVAKYPENRNRNRYRDVSPFDHSRVKLENTENDYINASLVVMEEAQRSYILTQGPLRNTCGHFWLMVWEQKTKAVIMLNRVIEKGSEKCAQYWPIAEEREMAFRDTRFLVTLLSEDTKSYYTTRVLELLNISTGEKREIYHFHYTTWPDFGVPESPASFLNFLFKVRESGALGVDHGPAVVHCSAGIGRSGTFSLVDTCVVLMDKRKDPSSVDIKSILLDMRKYRMGLIQTPDQLRFSYLAVLEGSKHIKGDASVQNRWRELSREDQEPTPESPPSAQPQARCPTEKCNGTQRGGQLEEGGDYRQDGKVPAQSPCKEQELDGSTTHKRRREDSISKSGTAKTSQSKPRTNDSEKKRKRAKTSDC; this is encoded by the exons ATGGACCAGGAGTTTGAAGACATAGATTCTGAGGGCCGGTGGCAGAAACTGTACATG GAAATCAGGAATCAGTCGCACGAGTGCTCCTACAAAGTGGCAAAGTATCCAGAGAATCGTAACAGAAACCGGTACAGAGATGTCAGTCCAT TTGATCACAGTCGAGTGAAGCTGGAGAACACAGAGAATGACTACATCAATGCCAGTCTGGTGGTCATGGAGGAAGCCCAGAGAAGCTACATATTGACTCAG GGCCCCCTCAGGAACACCTGTGGCCACTTTTGGCTCATGGTCTGGGAACAGAAGACAAAGGCGGTCATCATGCTCAACCGAGTCATCGAGAAAGGCTCG GAAAAGTGTGCCCAGTACTGGCCCATAGCTGAGGAGAGGGAGATGGCCTTCAGAGACACGCGTTTCTTGGTCACGCTGTTGTCAGAAGACACCAAGTCGTACTATACCACCCGAGTGTTGGAGCTGCTGAATATTAGC actggagagaaaagagagatcTACCATTTTCATTACACCACGTGGCCTGATTTTGGTGTCCCAGAGTCCCCAGCATCCTTCCTAAACTTCCTCTTCAAAGTGCGGGAGTCAGGAGCGTTGGGGGTGGATCATGGGCCGGCTGTGGTGCACTGTAGCGCTGGAATTGGACGCTCAGGGACGTTTTCTTTAGTTGACACATGTGTGGTTCTG ATGGACAAGAGGAAAGACCCGTCATCAGTGGACATCAAAAGCATCCTGTTGGACATGAGGAAGTACCGCATGGGTCTGATTCAGACCCCTGACCAGCTGCGCTTCTCCTACTTGGCTGTGCTTGAAGGATCCAAGCACATCAAGGGAGACGCCTCTGTACAG AACCGGTGGCGGGAGTTGTCCAGGGAAGACCAAGAGCCGACACCGGAGTCTCCCCCTTCAGCTCAGCCTCAGGCCAGGTGTCCGACGGAGAAATGCAACGGCACCCAACGGggaggtcagctggaggagggaggagactaCAGACAGGATGGCAAAGTACCAGCACAGTCTCCCTGCAAGGAACAGGAGCTGGACGGCAGCACAACACA CAAACGGCGCAGAGAAGACAGCATCTCCAAATCAGGCACAGCCAAGACGTCCCAAAGCAAGCCCAGGACAAATGactcagagaagaagagaaaaag GGCGAAAACCAGCGACTGCTAA
- the ptpn2b gene encoding tyrosine-protein phosphatase non-receptor type 2 isoform X1, with protein sequence MDQEFEDIDSEGRWQKLYMEIRNQSHECSYKVAKYPENRNRNRYRDVSPFDHSRVKLENTENDYINASLVVMEEAQRSYILTQGPLRNTCGHFWLMVWEQKTKAVIMLNRVIEKGSEKCAQYWPIAEEREMAFRDTRFLVTLLSEDTKSYYTTRVLELLNISTGEKREIYHFHYTTWPDFGVPESPASFLNFLFKVRESGALGVDHGPAVVHCSAGIGRSGTFSLVDTCVVLMDKRKDPSSVDIKSILLDMRKYRMGLIQTPDQLRFSYLAVLEGSKHIKGDASVQNRWRELSREDQEPTPESPPSAQPQARCPTEKCNGTQRGGQLEEGGDYRQDGKVPAQSPCKEQELDGSTTHKRRREDSISKSGTAKTSQSKPRTNDSEKKRKSLGCICCT encoded by the exons ATGGACCAGGAGTTTGAAGACATAGATTCTGAGGGCCGGTGGCAGAAACTGTACATG GAAATCAGGAATCAGTCGCACGAGTGCTCCTACAAAGTGGCAAAGTATCCAGAGAATCGTAACAGAAACCGGTACAGAGATGTCAGTCCAT TTGATCACAGTCGAGTGAAGCTGGAGAACACAGAGAATGACTACATCAATGCCAGTCTGGTGGTCATGGAGGAAGCCCAGAGAAGCTACATATTGACTCAG GGCCCCCTCAGGAACACCTGTGGCCACTTTTGGCTCATGGTCTGGGAACAGAAGACAAAGGCGGTCATCATGCTCAACCGAGTCATCGAGAAAGGCTCG GAAAAGTGTGCCCAGTACTGGCCCATAGCTGAGGAGAGGGAGATGGCCTTCAGAGACACGCGTTTCTTGGTCACGCTGTTGTCAGAAGACACCAAGTCGTACTATACCACCCGAGTGTTGGAGCTGCTGAATATTAGC actggagagaaaagagagatcTACCATTTTCATTACACCACGTGGCCTGATTTTGGTGTCCCAGAGTCCCCAGCATCCTTCCTAAACTTCCTCTTCAAAGTGCGGGAGTCAGGAGCGTTGGGGGTGGATCATGGGCCGGCTGTGGTGCACTGTAGCGCTGGAATTGGACGCTCAGGGACGTTTTCTTTAGTTGACACATGTGTGGTTCTG ATGGACAAGAGGAAAGACCCGTCATCAGTGGACATCAAAAGCATCCTGTTGGACATGAGGAAGTACCGCATGGGTCTGATTCAGACCCCTGACCAGCTGCGCTTCTCCTACTTGGCTGTGCTTGAAGGATCCAAGCACATCAAGGGAGACGCCTCTGTACAG AACCGGTGGCGGGAGTTGTCCAGGGAAGACCAAGAGCCGACACCGGAGTCTCCCCCTTCAGCTCAGCCTCAGGCCAGGTGTCCGACGGAGAAATGCAACGGCACCCAACGGggaggtcagctggaggagggaggagactaCAGACAGGATGGCAAAGTACCAGCACAGTCTCCCTGCAAGGAACAGGAGCTGGACGGCAGCACAACACA CAAACGGCGCAGAGAAGACAGCATCTCCAAATCAGGCACAGCCAAGACGTCCCAAAGCAAGCCCAGGACAAATGactcagagaagaagagaaaaag TTTGGGCTGCATTTGCTGCACATGA